In Schlegelella aquatica, one DNA window encodes the following:
- a CDS encoding MBL fold metallo-hydrolase RNA specificity domain-containing protein yields MKLTFLGAADSVTGSKHLLDTGEHRILLDCGLYQGFKHLRERNWARLPVEPRDIDAVVLSHAHLDHSGYLPALVKHGFRGPVYATPATCDLAQLMLLDSAKLQEEDAQHANEHRYSKHHPALPLYTTRDAHRALGHLKPLPFGRTQPLNGHVHCELLPAGHLLGAAIVRVTVHGRTVLFSGDLGRAEDMLMPPPSAVRHADVLLVESTYGDRLHPAQDVAAELARIVRETVQRGGKVLLPTFAVGRAQALMLVLHRLKQAGEIPRQLPVYLDSPMASEATRVYAKHRSLMRVPAEEIDAMCEGVTFVETAEQSAHVTRSAYPAVVLAASGMATGGRVLHHLKAMLGDERHHIVFPGFQVPGTRGAKLVGGARDVKIHGEYWPVRARITQLEGFSGHADADEVIAWLRSFDRAPSKVYVVHGEPGASDALRGRIQDELGWRAHVPEHGSTVAL; encoded by the coding sequence ATGAAACTCACGTTCCTCGGCGCGGCGGATTCCGTCACCGGCTCCAAGCATCTGCTCGACACCGGCGAGCACCGCATCCTGCTGGATTGCGGGCTGTACCAGGGCTTCAAGCACCTGCGCGAGCGCAACTGGGCCCGCTTGCCCGTGGAGCCGCGCGACATCGATGCCGTGGTGCTCAGCCACGCGCACCTGGACCACAGCGGCTACCTGCCGGCGCTGGTCAAGCACGGCTTTCGGGGGCCGGTCTATGCCACCCCCGCCACCTGCGACCTGGCGCAGTTGATGCTGCTCGACAGCGCCAAGCTCCAGGAAGAAGACGCTCAGCACGCCAACGAGCACCGCTACTCCAAGCATCACCCGGCCTTGCCGCTGTACACGACGCGCGATGCGCACCGGGCGCTGGGGCACCTGAAGCCCCTGCCCTTCGGACGCACGCAGCCGCTGAACGGCCATGTCCACTGCGAACTGCTGCCCGCGGGGCACCTGCTCGGTGCGGCGATCGTGCGGGTCACCGTGCACGGACGCACCGTCCTCTTCTCCGGCGATCTCGGCCGTGCCGAGGACATGCTGATGCCGCCGCCGTCGGCCGTGCGGCACGCCGACGTGCTGCTGGTCGAGTCCACCTATGGCGACCGCCTCCATCCGGCCCAGGACGTTGCGGCCGAACTGGCCCGCATCGTGCGCGAGACGGTGCAACGTGGCGGCAAGGTGCTCTTGCCCACCTTCGCCGTAGGCCGCGCCCAAGCCTTGATGCTCGTGCTCCACCGGCTCAAGCAGGCCGGCGAGATCCCCCGCCAGCTGCCCGTCTACCTCGACAGCCCGATGGCCAGCGAGGCCACCCGGGTCTATGCCAAGCATCGGTCGCTGATGCGCGTGCCGGCCGAGGAGATCGACGCGATGTGCGAGGGCGTGACCTTCGTCGAGACGGCGGAACAGTCGGCCCACGTCACGCGATCGGCCTACCCGGCCGTGGTGCTCGCGGCCAGCGGCATGGCCACCGGGGGGCGCGTCTTGCACCACCTCAAGGCCATGCTGGGAGACGAGCGGCATCACATCGTGTTCCCGGGCTTCCAGGTCCCCGGCACGCGAGGGGCCAAGCTGGTCGGCGGCGCCCGCGACGTCAAGATCCACGGCGAATACTGGCCCGTGCGGGCCCGCATCACCCAGCTCGAGGGCTTCTCGGGCCATGCCGACGCCGACGAGGTGATCGCCTGGCTGCGCAGCTTCGACCGCGCGCCGTCGAAGGTGTACGTGGTCCACGGCGAGCCGGGGGCCTCCGACGCGTTGCGCGGCCGCATCCAGGACGAGCTCGGCTGGCGCGCACACGTGCCCGAGCACGGGTCGACCGTCGCGCTGTGA
- a CDS encoding DEAD/DEAH box helicase, translated as MTFAELGLAEPLVRAVREQGYETPTPIQRQAIPAVLAGGDLLAGARTGTGKTAGFTLPLLHRLAAEKPVRDAKGRVAIRALILTPTRELAAQVEESVRTYGKYLPLKSMVMFGGVGMQPQIDALRRGVDILVATPGRLLDHHQQGTLDMRHVQYFVLDEADRMLDMGFIHDIRKILAIVPPHKQSLLFSATFSDEIKALAERLLNKPQVIEVARRNTTAETVAQRVHPVDRDRKKELLAHLIKRENWHQVLVFTRMKHGANRLVEFLQKEGITAMAIHGNKSQGARTRALAEFKSGELQVLVATDIAARGIDIDQLPHVVNFELPNVPEDYVHRIGRTGRAGAQGEAISLVCVDEEGFLHDIEKLIKRQIPRETVPGFEPDPNAKPEPIKLGRMTLHGGLKREGARTAHEPRDRGGRAGRSAPAPSRREGGAARAEPPRPSARNDGHGRPQGPRSHEPPPAGAGTRAAHAHGAARSSAPREPAPARPARSGQQAALTSVKPPRR; from the coding sequence GCAGAACTCGGCCTCGCCGAGCCCCTCGTGCGTGCCGTGCGTGAGCAAGGCTACGAAACCCCCACCCCCATTCAGCGTCAGGCCATCCCCGCCGTGCTCGCAGGCGGCGACCTCCTGGCCGGCGCCCGGACCGGTACCGGCAAGACGGCAGGCTTCACGCTGCCGCTGCTGCACCGGCTCGCGGCCGAGAAGCCGGTGCGCGACGCCAAGGGCCGCGTCGCGATCCGCGCATTGATCCTCACCCCGACGCGTGAACTCGCCGCGCAGGTCGAGGAAAGCGTGCGCACCTACGGCAAGTACCTGCCTCTCAAGAGCATGGTGATGTTCGGCGGCGTCGGCATGCAGCCGCAGATCGACGCACTGCGCCGTGGCGTGGACATCCTGGTGGCCACGCCCGGCCGCCTGCTCGACCACCACCAGCAGGGCACGCTGGACATGCGCCACGTGCAGTACTTCGTGCTGGACGAGGCCGACCGCATGCTCGACATGGGCTTCATCCACGACATCCGCAAGATCCTCGCGATCGTGCCGCCGCACAAGCAGAGCCTGCTGTTCTCGGCCACGTTCTCCGACGAGATCAAGGCGCTGGCCGAGCGGCTGCTCAACAAGCCGCAGGTGATCGAGGTGGCCCGCCGCAACACGACCGCCGAGACGGTCGCGCAAAGGGTCCACCCGGTGGACCGCGACCGCAAGAAGGAGTTGCTCGCCCACCTCATCAAGCGCGAGAACTGGCACCAGGTGCTGGTGTTCACGCGCATGAAGCACGGCGCCAACCGGCTGGTCGAGTTCCTGCAGAAGGAAGGCATCACCGCGATGGCCATCCACGGCAACAAGAGCCAAGGGGCCCGCACGCGCGCCCTGGCTGAGTTCAAGAGCGGAGAGTTGCAGGTGCTGGTGGCGACCGACATTGCCGCGCGCGGCATCGACATCGACCAACTGCCGCACGTGGTGAACTTCGAGCTGCCCAACGTGCCGGAAGACTACGTGCACCGCATCGGCCGCACCGGCCGCGCGGGGGCCCAGGGAGAGGCGATCTCGCTCGTCTGCGTGGACGAGGAAGGCTTTCTGCACGACATCGAGAAGCTCATCAAGCGCCAGATTCCACGCGAGACGGTGCCCGGATTCGAGCCCGACCCGAACGCCAAGCCCGAGCCGATCAAGCTGGGCCGCATGACTTTGCACGGCGGCCTCAAGCGTGAGGGTGCCCGCACCGCGCACGAGCCGCGCGACCGTGGCGGCCGCGCAGGCCGCAGCGCTCCCGCCCCCAGCCGACGCGAAGGAGGCGCTGCGCGCGCCGAGCCGCCCCGGCCGTCGGCCCGCAACGACGGCCACGGGCGCCCGCAGGGCCCGCGCTCCCACGAGCCGCCCCCCGCAGGGGCCGGCACGCGGGCGGCGCATGCTCACGGGGCTGCGCGAAGCAGCGCCCCCCGGGAGCCGGCGCCGGCCCGCCCGGCCCGCAGCGGCCAGCAAGCCGCCTTGACGAGCGTCAAGCCGCCGCGCCGTTGA